The genomic region CCCGAGCAGAAGATGCAGCGGGTGCAGCAGGAGACCCGCAACGGGTTTCCGCCCTTGGTGGTCGGGGACGGTATCAACGACTCGCTGGCCTTGCGGGCCGGCGCGGTCGGTGTCGCCATGGGGGCGCAGGGCACTGACGTGGCATTGGCCTCGGCCGACGTGGTGCTGATCACCAGCGACCTGCGGCGGATCGCCACCGCGATCCGGCTCAGCCGGCGCTGCCGCCGCACCATCCAGGTCAATGTCGCGATCGGCCTGGGCTGGACGATGGTGCTGGTGGCGCTGGCGGCCGCCGGCCTGCTGGGCGCCCAGGGCGCGGTGATCGCCGCCTTGCTGCATAACCTGTCCACCTTCATCGGCCTGGCCAATGCCGGGCGGCTGCTGCTGTTCGACGAGACCGGACGCGCGGTGCCGCCAACGCCATGACCGTGGCCCGGCGGCCCGGGTTCCGGCATGCTGACTTTCCATAATATATCTTATACGACTATCCTGTCAGGCTGAAGACGCCCGCCTCATTCTACCATGAGATGCAGGACGGCTTCCGCACCGGGTCAGTTGGCCAGCCAGCGCGCAATGTCCTCGGCCCTGGGCACCCCGCCCGCATGCACCACCTTGCCGTCGACCACGATGCCTGGGGTGGACGCAATGCCATAGCCTGCGATCGCGGCGTAATCGGTCACCTTTTCGATGTGGACGGCCACGCCGAGCCGGGTGGCCTCGGCCTGCACCATCTCGGCGGTGGTCGTGCAGCGCCTGCACCCCGGGCCGAGAACCTTCACGTCCTTCATGGGATGTCTCCCGCTTTCGTCAGAACAAGGCGTTGAA from Rhodovastum atsumiense harbors:
- a CDS encoding thioredoxin family protein translates to MKDVKVLGPGCRRCTTTAEMVQAEATRLGVAVHIEKVTDYAAIAGYGIASTPGIVVDGKVVHAGGVPRAEDIARWLAN